A region of Mesorhizobium sp. AR02 DNA encodes the following proteins:
- a CDS encoding substrate-binding domain-containing protein — MSIAIRTTFLRTTVVAAATALCAAISTLPAKALDAQWCKDVHIRFFVGGAEGDAFGTIVYNGAKQAAADLGPKVDYIFSGWDVEKMVQQLREAVAVKPGGIAMMGHPGDDAIMPLAEQAHKDGIKMMYQNVPVPKVVAAFGGGYVGAQQEQQGRALGAEAFKLAGLKSGDKAIMIGPFDNESRGARERGTVAALKEAGVDVVQINSLPEWAADPNLAIPVITAALLNNPSVKAVGYPGGQMLGNVPTYMQAAGRKPGDVFNFGFDTSPQIVEGFKGGWVQLTADQQPFLQGYLPILSLCQQVVLGLAPMNVDTGAGFVTPQNYEIVSELAKQALR, encoded by the coding sequence ATGAGCATCGCGATCAGAACGACATTTCTGCGCACGACCGTCGTGGCCGCCGCCACGGCGCTGTGCGCCGCCATCTCGACCTTGCCGGCAAAGGCGCTCGACGCCCAGTGGTGCAAGGATGTCCATATCCGCTTCTTCGTCGGCGGCGCCGAGGGCGATGCTTTCGGCACCATCGTCTATAATGGCGCCAAGCAGGCGGCGGCCGATCTTGGGCCGAAGGTTGACTACATCTTCTCGGGCTGGGACGTCGAAAAGATGGTGCAGCAATTGCGCGAAGCGGTCGCGGTCAAGCCCGGCGGCATCGCCATGATGGGCCATCCCGGCGACGACGCGATCATGCCGCTGGCCGAGCAGGCGCACAAGGACGGCATCAAGATGATGTACCAGAACGTGCCGGTGCCGAAGGTGGTGGCGGCGTTCGGCGGCGGCTATGTCGGGGCGCAGCAGGAGCAGCAGGGACGCGCGCTCGGCGCCGAGGCGTTCAAGCTGGCCGGGCTGAAATCCGGCGACAAGGCGATCATGATCGGCCCCTTCGACAATGAGAGCCGGGGCGCTCGCGAGCGTGGGACAGTCGCCGCATTGAAAGAGGCCGGCGTCGATGTCGTTCAAATCAATTCTCTGCCCGAGTGGGCAGCCGATCCGAATCTCGCCATCCCGGTGATCACCGCGGCGTTGCTCAACAATCCCAGCGTCAAGGCGGTCGGCTACCCCGGCGGGCAGATGCTCGGCAATGTGCCGACATACATGCAGGCCGCGGGAAGGAAGCCCGGCGATGTCTTCAATTTCGGCTTCGACACCAGCCCGCAGATCGTCGAGGGCTTCAAGGGCGGCTGGGTGCAGCTGACGGCCGACCAGCAGCCATTCCTGCAGGGCTATCTGCCGATCCTCAGCCTCTGCCAGCAAGTGGTGCTGGGTCTCGCGCCGATGAATGTCGACACCGGTGCCGGCTTCGTCACGCCGCAGAATTATGAGATCGTCTCAGAGCTCGCCAAGCAGGCGCTGCGCTGA
- a CDS encoding ATP-binding cassette domain-containing protein, producing the protein MAERIIELRDIKKSYGQVYALGGVNLSVDGGEVVGLIGDNGAGKSTLIKILSGVVRPTSGEILVRDKPVSGWSAARSRDAGIETVFQDRALAVQQTIVRNIFMGRELTGFMGWLKVNKEIEEASRLMREIGFTSKVFTPHSIVGQLSGGERQGVAIARAIYKQAELIILDEPTTALSLTETAKVFHFVRQVRASGRSILFIGHNIHHVFDIADRFVVLDRGKVALTADRSAVKSAEELINFMEDVAHPGGLPGLHEASEAEQQAR; encoded by the coding sequence ATGGCCGAACGCATCATCGAACTGCGCGATATCAAGAAATCCTACGGTCAGGTCTATGCGCTGGGCGGCGTCAATCTCAGCGTCGACGGCGGCGAGGTGGTCGGCCTGATCGGCGACAATGGCGCCGGCAAGTCGACGCTGATCAAGATCCTGTCCGGCGTGGTCAGGCCGACCAGCGGCGAGATCCTCGTGCGCGACAAGCCGGTGAGCGGCTGGAGCGCGGCGCGCTCGCGCGACGCCGGCATCGAGACGGTGTTCCAGGACCGCGCGTTGGCGGTGCAGCAGACCATTGTGCGCAACATCTTCATGGGCCGTGAGCTGACCGGCTTCATGGGCTGGCTGAAGGTCAACAAGGAGATCGAGGAGGCGAGCAGGCTGATGCGCGAGATCGGCTTCACCTCGAAAGTGTTCACGCCGCACTCGATTGTCGGCCAGCTCTCGGGCGGCGAGCGCCAGGGCGTGGCGATCGCCCGCGCCATCTACAAGCAGGCCGAGCTGATCATCCTCGACGAGCCAACGACGGCGCTGTCATTGACCGAGACCGCCAAGGTCTTCCATTTCGTGCGCCAGGTGCGGGCGAGCGGCCGCTCGATCCTGTTCATCGGCCACAACATCCATCATGTCTTCGACATCGCCGACCGCTTCGTGGTGCTCGACCGTGGCAAGGTGGCGCTGACCGCCGACCGCAGCGCGGTCAAGTCGGCGGAGGAGCTGATCAATTTCATGGAGGACGTCGCGCATCCCGGCGGATTACCGGGATTGCACGAGGCCAGCGAAGCGGAGCAGCAAGCGCGATGA
- a CDS encoding ABC transporter permease has translation MSKTMEPDLETPLGAHGGSARKEWKHPSDHWLRGFVLDNRASLGTLAVFVVMMAVFMIANPTVFTTWYLYSSVLTTLPVALFVVVPLVFVVTCGEIDLSFPATMGFASWVFALVVQAGYNPFLGIAAAVLTGILLGFLVGSLVVYGGLSSLIATLGMNFLLRGLIQIINEGKSMALTGLADSPAYKIFSSQVYGIPVQIFWAIAFVVLSAMLYNRHRFGAQVKVVGDNPDSAQQMGIDVKRVRVKVFVFVGIGAAIAGTFSVMINFTWWPTAGDGYLLPVLASVFVGGTPTWGGIGTVAGGAIGAVTVSFIQTGVVAAGLSGFYVQFFNGLIIILSLLGHKWNQARYR, from the coding sequence ATGAGCAAGACCATGGAACCCGATCTCGAAACGCCTCTCGGCGCGCATGGCGGATCCGCCCGCAAAGAGTGGAAACACCCATCCGATCACTGGCTGCGCGGCTTCGTCCTCGACAACCGCGCCTCGCTCGGCACGCTCGCCGTGTTCGTCGTCATGATGGCGGTGTTCATGATCGCCAACCCGACCGTGTTCACCACCTGGTATCTCTACAGTTCGGTGCTGACGACGCTCCCCGTTGCGCTGTTCGTGGTGGTGCCGCTGGTCTTCGTCGTCACCTGCGGCGAGATCGACCTGTCGTTTCCGGCAACGATGGGTTTTGCCTCCTGGGTCTTCGCGCTGGTGGTGCAGGCCGGCTACAATCCGTTCCTCGGCATTGCGGCGGCTGTTCTCACCGGCATTCTGCTCGGCTTCCTCGTCGGATCACTGGTTGTCTATGGCGGCCTGTCGTCGCTGATCGCCACGCTCGGCATGAACTTTTTGCTGCGCGGCCTGATCCAGATCATCAACGAGGGCAAGTCGATGGCGCTGACCGGCCTTGCCGACAGCCCGGCCTACAAGATCTTCTCCAGCCAGGTTTACGGCATTCCGGTGCAGATCTTCTGGGCCATTGCCTTCGTCGTGCTGTCGGCGATGCTCTACAACAGGCACCGCTTCGGCGCGCAGGTGAAGGTGGTCGGCGACAATCCCGACAGCGCCCAGCAGATGGGCATCGACGTCAAGCGCGTGCGGGTGAAAGTGTTCGTCTTCGTCGGTATTGGGGCGGCGATCGCCGGCACGTTCTCGGTGATGATCAACTTCACCTGGTGGCCGACCGCCGGCGACGGCTATCTCCTGCCGGTGCTGGCCTCGGTGTTCGTCGGCGGCACCCCGACCTGGGGCGGTATCGGCACCGTTGCAGGTGGCGCCATCGGCGCGGTCACCGTGTCATTCATCCAGACCGGCGTCGTGGCGGCAGGATTGAGCGGCTTCTACGTGCAGTTCTTCAACGGCCTGATCATCATCCTGTCGCTGCTGGGGCATAAGTGGAACCAGGCAAGGTATAGGTGA
- a CDS encoding ATP-dependent helicase, translating into MSGFSEDMPFFDEPNARPTAPSGIAARAMAARSGQNSAPDYLKGLNPEQRLAVETTEGPVLVLAGAGTGKTRVLTTRIAHILATGKAFPSQILAVTFTNKAAREMKQRIGILIGEGNVEGMPWLGTFHSIGVKLLRRHAELAGLRSDFTILDTDDVVRLIKQLIQAEGLDDKRWPAKQFAQMIDGWKNKGQGPADIAEGDARSFANGKGRELYKAYQERLQTLNACDFGDLLCHPIRIFRANPDVLKDYHRRFKYILVDEYQDTNTAQYMWLRLLAQRPTTGRTATPTDLHPAEGRKPDRASEPLRGHSRDAEGAQKRGVGPAPAGAEQPVSDNKVNICCVGDDDQSIYGWRGAEVDNILRFDKDFPGATIIRLERNYRSTAHILGAASHLIAHNEGRFGKTLFTDRNDPEDGKVHVHAAWDSEEEARAIGETIEAYQRQKHNLNDMAILVRASFQMRAFEDRFITLGLNYRVIGGPRFYERMEIRDALAFFRVVANGGDDLAFERIVNVPKRGLGEATIRQIHDTARALRIPMLEAAGNLAESDELKPKPRAALREVSANFERWQKALETKPHTELAETILEESGYTDMWKNDRSAEAPGRLENLKELIRSMEEYESLRSFLEHVALVMDAEQNAGQDAVSIMTLHSAKGLEFETVFLPGWEEGLFPHQRALDEGGRSGLEEERRLAYVGLTRAKKNLHLWFVSNRLIHGLWQSTIPSRFLEELPESHVEIAESGNSYGGYGNSYGGGSFASGRGGGRQNPYGASRFDNVGANSEKSGAFSNTYSTPGWQRAQANRTEATDRNWGTRSGHQVERIGYGETDSGYGAGRTSVKGRTIDGELVAKSVSDTPSAFSVGDRVFHQKFGNGNISAIEGNKLTIDFDKAGQKRVLDGFVSGV; encoded by the coding sequence ATGTCCGGCTTTTCGGAAGACATGCCCTTTTTCGACGAACCCAATGCGCGGCCCACGGCCCCGTCGGGCATTGCTGCGCGCGCCATGGCTGCCCGCAGCGGTCAGAACAGTGCGCCCGACTATCTGAAAGGGCTCAACCCCGAACAAAGGCTGGCGGTGGAAACCACCGAAGGCCCGGTTCTGGTGCTGGCCGGCGCCGGCACCGGCAAGACCCGCGTCTTGACCACCCGCATCGCCCACATCCTCGCCACCGGCAAGGCCTTCCCGTCGCAGATCCTGGCCGTGACCTTCACCAACAAGGCCGCGCGCGAGATGAAGCAGCGCATCGGCATCCTGATCGGCGAAGGCAATGTCGAAGGCATGCCCTGGCTCGGCACCTTCCACTCGATCGGCGTGAAGCTGCTGCGCCGTCATGCCGAGCTTGCCGGCTTGCGTTCCGACTTCACCATCCTCGACACCGACGACGTCGTGCGGCTGATCAAGCAGCTGATCCAGGCCGAGGGCCTGGACGACAAGCGCTGGCCGGCCAAGCAGTTCGCCCAGATGATCGACGGCTGGAAGAACAAGGGCCAAGGCCCGGCCGATATCGCTGAGGGCGACGCGCGCAGCTTCGCCAACGGCAAGGGCCGCGAACTCTACAAGGCCTATCAGGAGCGCCTGCAGACGCTGAACGCCTGCGACTTCGGCGACCTGCTCTGCCACCCCATCCGCATCTTCCGCGCCAATCCGGATGTGCTGAAGGACTATCACCGGCGCTTCAAATATATCCTCGTCGACGAATACCAGGACACCAACACGGCGCAATACATGTGGCTGCGCCTTTTGGCGCAGCGGCCAACTACCGGACGCACCGCAACGCCGACGGACTTGCATCCGGCCGAAGGCCGCAAGCCCGACCGGGCGTCCGAGCCGTTGCGAGGCCACTCCCGCGACGCCGAAGGCGCGCAAAAAAGAGGGGTCGGGCCCGCGCCGGCAGGCGCGGAACAGCCCGTGAGCGATAACAAAGTCAACATCTGCTGCGTCGGCGATGACGACCAGTCCATCTATGGCTGGCGCGGTGCCGAGGTCGACAACATCCTGCGCTTCGACAAGGATTTTCCCGGCGCCACCATCATAAGGCTGGAGCGCAATTATCGCTCCACCGCGCATATCCTTGGCGCCGCCTCCCACCTCATCGCCCACAATGAGGGCCGCTTCGGCAAGACGCTGTTCACCGACCGCAACGACCCCGAGGATGGCAAGGTCCATGTCCACGCCGCCTGGGATTCGGAGGAGGAAGCCCGCGCCATCGGCGAGACCATCGAGGCCTATCAGCGCCAGAAGCACAACCTCAACGACATGGCGATCCTTGTCCGCGCGTCCTTCCAGATGCGCGCCTTCGAGGACCGCTTCATCACGCTCGGCCTCAACTACCGCGTCATCGGCGGTCCGCGCTTCTACGAGCGCATGGAAATCCGCGACGCGCTGGCCTTCTTCCGCGTCGTCGCCAACGGCGGCGACGACCTCGCCTTCGAGCGCATCGTCAACGTGCCGAAGCGTGGGCTGGGCGAAGCCACCATCCGCCAGATCCACGACACGGCGCGCGCGCTGCGCATCCCGATGCTGGAGGCTGCCGGCAACCTCGCCGAAAGCGACGAATTGAAGCCGAAACCACGCGCCGCGCTGCGCGAAGTATCAGCCAATTTCGAACGCTGGCAGAAGGCACTGGAAACCAAGCCGCATACCGAGCTCGCCGAGACCATTCTCGAAGAGAGCGGCTACACCGACATGTGGAAGAATGACCGCTCGGCCGAAGCGCCGGGGCGGCTGGAGAACCTCAAGGAACTGATCCGCTCGATGGAGGAGTATGAGTCGCTGCGCTCCTTCCTCGAACACGTGGCGCTGGTCATGGATGCCGAGCAGAATGCCGGGCAAGATGCCGTATCGATCATGACGCTGCATTCGGCCAAAGGCCTCGAATTCGAGACCGTTTTTCTCCCCGGCTGGGAGGAAGGCCTGTTCCCGCACCAGCGCGCGCTCGATGAAGGCGGTCGCTCCGGGCTGGAGGAAGAACGCCGGCTGGCCTATGTCGGCCTGACGCGGGCCAAGAAGAACCTGCATCTCTGGTTCGTCTCCAACCGCCTCATCCATGGGCTGTGGCAATCGACCATCCCTTCGCGCTTCCTCGAGGAACTGCCGGAATCCCATGTCGAGATCGCCGAAAGCGGCAATTCCTATGGCGGCTACGGCAATTCCTATGGCGGCGGCTCCTTCGCGTCGGGCCGTGGCGGCGGCCGGCAGAACCCGTATGGCGCCTCGCGCTTCGACAATGTTGGCGCCAACAGCGAAAAATCCGGCGCCTTCTCCAACACCTATTCGACGCCGGGCTGGCAGCGCGCGCAGGCCAACCGCACCGAAGCGACCGACCGCAACTGGGGCACCCGCTCCGGCCACCAGGTCGAGCGCATCGGTTACGGCGAGACCGATTCCGGCTACGGTGCTGGCCGCACCTCGGTCAAAGGCCGCACCATCGACGGCGAGCTGGTCGCCAAATCGGTCTCCGACACACCGTCCGCCTTCAGCGTCGGCGACCGCGTCTTCCACCAGAAATTCGGCAACGGCAACATCTCCGCCATCGAGGGCAACAAGCTGACCATCGACTTCGACAAGGCCGGCCAGAAACGCGTTCTGGACGGGTTTGTTAGCGGGGTTTGA
- a CDS encoding DUF2059 domain-containing protein codes for MAASAQTISDINKANGFHEMLMGIGPGFTAAVKSAPGTPTQKVQDALAAAMEGAFDPNKMETAIEARMDGKLSAKDLSDLAAFYASPLGKQVTALEIQASAPEAREAKKIEGSKILGELPSRDPARLALYRKMMDDISAVDTGEAVALNMGYAMLTEMLGAAGKPLPDDQVMALLRKQTEGLRRDIDSDAMESAAYVYRDMSMADLKLYEAFLASPASGRYYDQMQVALGAVMTDEARSFGHRFFVALGYRKA; via the coding sequence GTGGCCGCGTCGGCGCAGACAATCAGTGACATCAACAAGGCGAACGGCTTTCACGAGATGCTGATGGGCATCGGCCCGGGTTTCACCGCAGCCGTGAAATCGGCGCCGGGAACGCCGACGCAAAAAGTCCAGGATGCCCTTGCCGCCGCCATGGAAGGTGCGTTTGACCCGAACAAGATGGAGACGGCTATCGAAGCGCGAATGGATGGCAAGCTGTCCGCCAAGGACCTGTCCGACCTCGCTGCTTTCTATGCTTCGCCCCTGGGCAAACAGGTCACCGCGCTGGAGATCCAGGCTTCCGCACCGGAAGCGAGAGAGGCCAAGAAGATCGAGGGCTCCAAAATCCTCGGCGAGCTTCCATCCAGGGATCCGGCCAGGCTCGCATTGTACAGGAAGATGATGGACGATATCAGCGCCGTCGACACTGGCGAAGCCGTTGCCTTGAACATGGGCTATGCGATGCTCACCGAAATGCTGGGCGCGGCCGGAAAGCCCCTGCCCGACGACCAGGTAATGGCCCTGCTGCGCAAGCAAACCGAAGGGCTTCGCCGTGACATCGACAGCGATGCCATGGAATCTGCAGCCTATGTCTACCGGGATATGTCCATGGCCGACCTGAAGCTCTATGAGGCTTTCCTGGCCTCACCCGCCAGCGGCCGCTATTACGACCAGATGCAGGTCGCGCTGGGCGCGGTGATGACGGACGAGGCCCGCTCGTTCGGACATCGATTCTTCGTCGCCCTCGGTTACCGCAAGGCTTGA